Proteins from one Rosa chinensis cultivar Old Blush chromosome 7, RchiOBHm-V2, whole genome shotgun sequence genomic window:
- the LOC112180988 gene encoding putative disease resistance protein RGA3 → MAEALVNLLVEQLGSVVYHHTSEGVKLVLKAKKDVDKFRRTLKRIQKVLHDAEKKQVSDPAVRDWLDELKDVSYKMDDVLDAWNTEIGKREAEKQETQGSDVEVRFSFRSNCFCLARLNEVTRRYKIGSAIKDLNEELTQIDVNKNKFSFQSTMLPVNVEQPNPRPITSSFVDVSTIVGRDVEKESLVRELLGKGRPGLVIPIVGMGGLGKTTFTQLVFKDARVQSHFDIKAWVCVSDPFDVIKIAKEILEHVGGIKSQDSSNLLDKLLENIERHIKEERFLLVLDDVWTENQTEWERLSLPLLMQSCSEGSRILVTTRKQEVARMMRATRDMITLGKLSYLDSLDLFNSIAFLDREQDKSNKVFGDIVEKIVSKCDGLPLVLKTLGSLLLHKLTIREWEEVLNSEIWKVKVVQEEVFRPLLLSYYDLALEIKSCLLYCATYPKDFEFNKEILIEQWMSQGYLNVGENKEEATQGREVFTKLVMRCFFQDFIQHTLTKEIIGCKMHDTVHDFVQYLTQNECLTMEATGTHGTETSSANDRVRHLTLMSAPEGPFPSFISNLVNSKILRTLATFDSSITAIDSNLISQLKCLRTLNLSDTNIQQLPEEIGDLTHLRYLDLTRNNNLTRLPDGVCNLYNLQTLRLDDCDLEELPDNMGKLINLKHLHVNCGLKYLPKGIRRIRNLRTLDGSPSVRCSEDAEGLTLGDESASPS, encoded by the coding sequence ATGGCCGAGGCACTCGTCAACCTCCTTGTTGAACAATTGGGTTCAGTTGTTTACCACCACACAAGTGAAGGGGTGAAACTGGTTTTGAAAGCGAAGAAGGACGTTGACAAGTTCAGACGCACCCTCAAACGTATCCAGAAGGTGCTTCACGATGCTGAGAAGAAGCAAGTGTCGGATCCCGCGGTGAGAGACTGGTTGGATGAGCTCAAAGACGTGTCGTACAAGATGGATGACGTGCTGGACGCTTGGAACACTGAAATTGGGAAACGAGAAGCTGAGAAACAAGAAACACAAGGTTCTGACGTGGAGGTACGTTTCTCATTTCGTTCCAATTGCTTTTGTCTTGCCCGATTGAATGAGGTAACTCGTCGTTATAAGATTGGTAGTGCAATAAAAGATCTGAATGAAGAGTTGACTCAGATTGACGTTAACAAAAACAAGTTTAGCTTTCAATCCACCATGCTTCCTGTTAATGTAGAACAACCTAATCCACGGCCTATAACTTCATCTTTCGTCGATGTATCGACCATAGTTGGGCGGGATGTTGAAAAAGAAAGTTTGGTGAGAGAGTTGTTAGGGAAGGGGAGGCCCGGCCTTGTCATCCCCATTGTAGGGATGGGAGGATTGGGGAAAACAACTTTTACCCAATTAGTCTTCAAGGATGCACGAGTTCAATCCCATTTTGATATCAAAGCATGGGTTTGTGTCTCAGACCCTTTTGATGTCATCAAGATTGCAAAAGAAATCCTTGAACATGTCGGTGGAATAAAATCTCAAGATAGTTCAAATTTGTTGGATAAATTATTAGAAAACATCGAAAGACATATCAAGGAAGAGAGGTTTCTCCTCGTTTTAGATGATGTGTGGACAGAAAACCAAACAGAGTGGGAGAGGTTGAGTTTACCACTACTAATGCAAAGCTGTTCTGAAGGCAGTAGAATTCTGGTGACCACTCGAAAGCAGGAGGTTGCTCGAATGATGAGAGCAACTAGGGACATGATCACTTTGGGGAAGTTGAGTTATTTAGATTCTTTGGACCTATTCAATAGTATTGCATTTCTGGATAGGGAACAAGATAAGTCCAACAAGGTGTTTGGAGATATTGTTGAGAAAATTGTTAGCAAATGTGACGGTTTGCCTCTGGTTCTGAAGACTTTAGGCAGTCTCCTATTGCATAAGCTGACAATTAGAGAATGGGAAGAAGTTCTCAACAGTGAGATATGGAAGGTAAAAGTGGTTCAAGAAGAAGTTTTTCGACCATTACTACTCAGTTATTATGATTTGGCTCTAGAGATTAAGAGTTGCCTTCTGTATTGTGCTACTTATCCCAAAGATTTTGAGTTCAACAAGGAAATTCTTATCGAGCAATGGATGTCACAAGGCTATCTGAATGTtggagaaaacaaagaagaggcAACACAAGGTAGAGAAGTTTTTACCAAGTTAGTAATGCGATGTTTCTTTCAAGATTTCATACAACATACACTTACCAAGGAAATTATAGGCTGCAAAATGCATGATACTGTGCATGATTTTGTACAATATCTTACCCAGAATGAGTGTCTTACTATGGAGGCTACGGGTACCCATGGAACAGAGACATCGAGTGCAAATGACAGGGTTCGCCATTTGACCTTAATGTCAGCACCCGAGGGTCCATTTCCATCGTTTATATCAAACTTAGTGAATAGCAAAATTTTGCGTACCCTGGCGACTTTTGATTCAAGTATTACTGCCATAGACTCGAATTTGATTTCACAGTTGAAATGCCTGAGGACCTTGAATTTGAGTGACACCAACATCCAGCAGTTGCCGGAGGAGATTGGTGATTTGACACATTTGAGATATCTTGATTTGACTCGTAATAATAATTTGACGAGATTACCTGACGGCGTGTGTAACTTGTACAATTTGCAAACTTTGAGGCTTGATGACTGCGACCTTGAAGAGTTGCCGGACAATATGGGGAAGTTGATTAACTTGAAGCACCTTCATGTTAATTGTGGGCTGAAGTACTTACCAAAAGGGATTAGGCGTATAAGGAATTTGCGAACACTAGACGGGAGCCCATCTGTTCGTTGTAGTGAAGATGCTGAAGGATTGACATTAGGAGATGAATCAGCTTCGCCGTCTTGA